A stretch of the Gossypium hirsutum isolate 1008001.06 chromosome D07, Gossypium_hirsutum_v2.1, whole genome shotgun sequence genome encodes the following:
- the LOC107956273 gene encoding receptor-like protein kinase FERONIA, protein MEKYSVIILITILQSSIFIASEQPEYIPRDNITLNCGAPIDLLANAGRSWAPEFPVPNSNTLSLLLQARNSFVSTSIRCPMNNMVDPRPFSLSKLIQRGRYWFSREICLNMKDNEVLDLVFTPSSSASNDTYAFNNGIENVSMPTNLYYTLPDSTYVPFVGQNYPFLVKNDTIIEMAYRLNVGAKPISHKDDTGLFRNSSNDYFYMTKNNYVTVNTSMLINYTMIPRYTAPEMVYQTTQAMGPSLAYNEKHNLSWRLPMGSGFRYMVRLHFCEPQDLVNSLGDQKFKVFINSQTAKQNADVIVWTVQGKVSIFKDYVVLVSKEYITIHAKYYDVILNGIQVFKLSNSNGNLGKPNLELQVHNHLRIRPILQVKNPRREAC, encoded by the exons ATGGAGAAGTACTCAGTAATAATTCTCATAACCATCCTTCAGTCATCCATTTTTATTGCATCAGAGCAGCCTGAATACATTCCAAGAGATAATATCACGCTGAATTGTGGAGCTCCAATCGACTTATTAGCTAATGCTGGCAGATCTTGGGCA CCCGAGTTTCCTGTTCCAAATTCAAATACACTTTCCCTGTTACTTCAGGCTAGAAATTCATTCGTCTCTACTTCCATCCGGTGTCCTATGAACAATATGGTAGATCCAAGGCCTTTTTCTCTGTCAAAGTTG ATTCAAAGGGGGAGATATTGGTTTTCCAGAGAAATCTGTTTGAACATGAAAGATAATGAGGTGTTGGATCTTGTTTTCACTCCATCTTCTAGTGCTTCTAACGATACTTACGCTTTCAACAATGGAATCGAGAACGTGTCGATGCCTACCAATCTTTACTACACACTGCCTGACTCAACGTATGTACCTTTCGTTGGCCAGAATTATCCATTCCTCGTTAAGAATGACACGATAATTGAGATGGCGTATCGATTGAATGTTGGGGCCAAACCCATTTCCCACAAGGATGATACTGGCCTTTTTCGAAATTCATCCAATGACTATTTTTACATGACAAAAAATAATTATGTCACTGTCAACACCTCCATGCTAATCAACTACACAATGATTCCGAGATACACGGCACCGGAGATGGTTTATCAGACTACACAGGCAATGGGGCCTAGCCTTGCGTACAACGAGAAGCATAACTTATCATGGAGATTGCCCATGGGTTCGGGATTTAGGTATATGGTGAGGCTTCATTTTTGTGAACCACAAGATCTGGTAAACTCTCTGGGAGACCAAAAGTTTAAGGTCTTTATAAACAGTCAGACGGCTAAACAAAACGCTGATGTGATTGTGTGGACTGTGCAAGGCAAAGTTTCGATATTTAAGGATTATGTCGTGTTAGTATCAAAGGAGTACATCACCATTCATGCAAAGTACTATGATGTAATCTTAAATGGGATTCAAGTGTTCAAATTAAGCAACTCTAATGGCAATTTGGGCAAACCAAACCTAGAACTACAGGTCCACAACCACCTTCGGATTCGTCCAATTCTGCAGGTGAAAAATCCAAGAAGAGAAGCTTGCTAA